The DNA window CTGACACAGCACGGCGGCAATGTGGCAGGGGCCGTCATCATGGGCACGGGAAGCAAGTCCGGACTGGTCCTGAAAATCGGCATGAAGGCGGTACGGTATGCCATAAAGAGAGAGGGGCGTGATTATCACAACGAGACGCTCCACAGTCTTGTGCTGGGCAGTTACAACCGGCCGTTTGAGCCGGGGGAGACAAAGCACGACTGGCTTTCCAGAGATATCAGTGAAGACCGGAAATTTGAGGACGACCCGGACTGCCGTTTTATCTTCTCCAACGGAGCCTATGAAGATTTTTTCCGCATAATGGAGGACTTGAACCGGAAAAAGCAGTTTGAACAGATTCCGAAAACACTTCCCGTCCTGCTCTTGTCGGGAGAACTGGACCCCGTGGGTGACCGGGGGAAGGGCGTCAGGAAGGTTTACAGGGAATTCTGCGGCCTGGGACTGAAGGACGTCACAATGAAACTGTATCCGCAGGCCCGCCATGAGCTGCTCAATGAGTTAAACAGGGACGAGGTTTACGAAGATATTGCGTCCTGGATTTTGAAAAGAAGCTGAGAAACCAGTATCAGAGGAATTTGTGTAGTTTCCGACGGGACTGTTGTATGAGTCTTCGGTCCCGCATCGAAACTAAATTCTGATATTTTTCCTCTATACTCTTGCACCCATCATTGGGATATGATAAAATACGGCATACGAAGTTTTATTTCAATTCGCTGGAACCTTATCAAGGTTCCCCTATTCTATGATTCAAACTATCAGAAGTTCAAATTATCTCAAATATTTCCAATATAAATTCCAACAGCGCATTCTTAATCCTTTCTATATTTCTATCGATTTCATGATTTCTATTA is part of the [Clostridium] symbiosum genome and encodes:
- a CDS encoding alpha/beta fold hydrolase, whose product is MNSRFDFYIPSSDGASRIHGVQWVPCGEAKATLQLNHGMLEHIGRYAGFAGAMNEKGIAVIGHDHLGHGKTARPGMLGTFADENGAGFVLEDIKRVSDYVERQFPHLPHFIHGHSMGSFFVRRYLTQHGGNVAGAVIMGTGSKSGLVLKIGMKAVRYAIKREGRDYHNETLHSLVLGSYNRPFEPGETKHDWLSRDISEDRKFEDDPDCRFIFSNGAYEDFFRIMEDLNRKKQFEQIPKTLPVLLLSGELDPVGDRGKGVRKVYREFCGLGLKDVTMKLYPQARHELLNELNRDEVYEDIASWILKRS